A single Musa acuminata AAA Group cultivar baxijiao chromosome BXJ2-1, Cavendish_Baxijiao_AAA, whole genome shotgun sequence DNA region contains:
- the LOC103999471 gene encoding uncharacterized protein LOC103999471 translates to MSTEAVNPKAYPLADAQLTITILDLIQQAANYKQLKKGANEATKTLNRGISEFVVMAADTEPLEILLHLPLLAEDKNVPYVFVPSKQALGRACGVTRPVIACSVTSNEGSQLKSQIQQLKDAIEKLLI, encoded by the exons ATG AGCACGGAGGCGGTGAACCCTAAGGCGTATCCCCTGGCTGACGCCCAGTTGACCATCACCATCCTCGACCTCATCCAGCAGGCCGCCAACTACAAGCAGCTCAAGAAAGGCGCGAATGAAG CTACCAAGACTCTGAACCGAGGAATATCGGAGTTCGTGGTGATGGCGGCAGACACGGAGCCGCTCGAGATCCTCCTTCATCTCCCATTGCTTGCTGAGGACAAG AATGTGCCATACGTCTTTGTTCCTTCCAAACAAGCACTTGGTCGGGCTTGTGGAGTTACAAGGCCTGTGATTGCTTGTTCTGTGACTAGCAACGAAGGTAGCCAGTTGAAATCCCAAATACAGCAACTCAAG GATGCTATTGAGAAGCTGCTCATATAG
- the LOC135599050 gene encoding cytochrome c oxidase subunit 6a, mitochondrial-like, with translation MAASMARSGLRSASFLLRRGAKRNAVAPAKRSFSASAHDDAHETAKWEKITYAGIVTCTTLAIYNLSKGHPHHEEPPAYPYLHIRNKEFPWGPDSLFEKKHADH, from the exons ATGGCGGCGTCAATGGCGAGATCCGGCCTTCGATCGGCGTCGTTTCTCCTCCGCCGGGGAGCGAAGAGAAACGCcgtcgccccagccaagaggagcTTCTCCGCCTCCGCCCACGATGACGCCC ATGAGACCGCGAAATGGGAGAAGATAACGTATGCCGGGATCGTGACCTGCACGACCCTCGCCATCTATAACCTCTCCAAGGGCCATCCCCACCACGAAGAACCCCCG GCTTATCCTTACTTGCACATTCGCAACAAGGAATTCCCCTGGG GTCCTGATAGTCTCTTTGAGAAGAAGCATGCTGATCACTAG
- the LOC135598142 gene encoding uncharacterized protein LOC135598142, which translates to MVWKHEFQSVSVLMAVLLFVFPTPCAAVMSEGTAMQLAHAELVRVAGYGDERLSTVLVTGTLLCSARMHRSPGLFTSNVPGAKVAVACKTEGRRELSWAYGLTDDSGEFIVDLPSHLHANPKLEEDCIVRVLRVPTKGSFCDLVSGVRSKHITLSSVGESIRVYTAGTLILSHRTRS; encoded by the exons ATGGTGTGGAAGCACGAATTCCAAAGCGTCTCCGTGTTGATGGCTGTTCTTCTCTTCGTCTTCCCCACCCCATGCGCCGCGGTGATGAGCGAGGGCACGGCCATGCAGCTCGCGCACGCCGAGCTCGTCCGGGTTGCAGGATATGGAGACGAGAGGCTGTCCACCGTGCTCGTCACCGGAACCCTTCTCTGCAGTGCACGCATGCACCGAAGTCCCGGCCTCTTCACATCCAACGTCCCAG GTGCCAAGGTTGCAGTTGCATGCAAAACCGAAGGGAGAAGGGAGCTTAGCTGGGCCTATGGATTAACCGATGACTCCGGAGAGTTCATTGTAGACCTCCCTTCCCATCTGCACGCAAACCCAAAGCTGGAAGAAGATTGCATTGTTAGGGTTCTTCGCGTGCCGACGAAGGGTTCCTTCTGTGATCTTGTCTCAGGTGTACGCTCCAAACATATAACGTTGTCCTCGGTTGGAGAAAGCATCCGTGTGTATACAGCAGGAACCCTAATCTTGAGTCACAGGACCAGATCTTAA